Proteins from a single region of Streptomyces griseiscabiei:
- a CDS encoding pectate lyase family protein yields the protein MLTTPAGAEPRNTGRDIGRDIGRDTLAADDGWAAADGGTTGGSTADDAHVFTVRTRSELVRALDGGSATPKIIRIAGTVDANTSDDGEKLDCADYATDGYDLKAYLAAYDPRTWGSAKPSGPQEEARQASAAKQAGRIELAVGSNTTIVGLQGAVLKGASLQLKGVDNVIVRNLELRDAYDCFPVWQPNTGGLGDWKTAYDNIWVRGASHVWIDHVTVSDKGHPDEDEPTHFGRNYLRHDGLLDITNAADLVTVSWSRFQDHDKGILIGNGDTATGDRGKLRVTLHHNQFENVVQRAPRVRFGQVHLYNNRYVMSVPADAHDHRYSLGVSTESAVYAENNAFTTPGHIEVADLVKSWNGTALHQTGTLFNGYPVDLLAIHNAYNSGSERDLTADVGWAPTLHQKIDSAGRADREVARGAGAGRIR from the coding sequence ATGCTCACGACCCCGGCCGGGGCCGAGCCCCGGAACACCGGCCGGGACATCGGCCGGGACATCGGCCGGGACACGCTCGCGGCGGACGACGGCTGGGCGGCCGCCGACGGTGGTACCACGGGGGGTTCCACCGCAGACGACGCCCATGTCTTCACCGTACGCACCCGGAGCGAGCTGGTCCGCGCGCTCGACGGCGGCAGCGCCACCCCGAAGATCATCCGGATCGCGGGGACCGTCGACGCCAACACCTCCGACGACGGCGAGAAGCTCGACTGCGCGGACTACGCCACCGACGGCTACGACCTGAAGGCGTATCTGGCCGCGTACGACCCGCGGACCTGGGGCTCCGCCAAACCGAGCGGCCCCCAGGAGGAGGCCCGCCAGGCGTCGGCGGCGAAGCAGGCCGGGCGGATCGAGCTGGCCGTCGGCTCCAACACCACGATCGTCGGCCTCCAAGGCGCCGTGCTGAAGGGCGCGAGCCTCCAGCTCAAGGGCGTGGACAACGTGATCGTCCGCAACCTCGAACTCCGCGACGCCTACGACTGCTTCCCGGTCTGGCAGCCCAACACCGGCGGCCTCGGCGACTGGAAGACGGCGTACGACAACATCTGGGTGCGCGGGGCGAGCCATGTCTGGATCGACCACGTCACGGTCTCCGACAAGGGGCACCCCGACGAGGACGAGCCGACCCACTTCGGCCGCAACTACCTGCGGCACGACGGTCTGCTCGACATCACCAACGCCGCCGACCTGGTCACCGTCTCCTGGAGCCGCTTCCAGGACCACGACAAGGGCATCCTCATCGGCAACGGGGACACCGCCACCGGCGACCGGGGCAAGCTGCGGGTGACGCTGCACCACAACCAGTTCGAGAACGTCGTCCAGCGCGCGCCGCGCGTCCGCTTCGGACAGGTGCACCTCTACAACAACCGATACGTGATGTCAGTCCCGGCCGACGCCCACGACCACCGGTACTCCCTGGGCGTCTCCACCGAGTCGGCCGTGTACGCGGAGAACAACGCGTTCACCACACCCGGCCACATCGAGGTCGCCGATCTGGTGAAGAGCTGGAACGGCACCGCCCTGCACCAGACGGGCACCCTCTTCAACGGCTATCCGGTGGATCTCCTGGCCATCCACAACGCCTACAACTCCGGCAGCGAGCGTGATCTGACGGCGGACGTCGGCTGGGCGCCTACCCTGCACCAAAAGATCGACAGCGCCGGGAGGGCCGACCGAGAGGTGGCCCGCGGCGCGGGCGCAGGGAGGATCCGATGA
- a CDS encoding carbohydrate ABC transporter permease — protein MITQDAEKVAPVRLAPVAEEPPRRPGKVHRAWDEVPRWQIYLPLSVYLVFTLVPFYWILLFALRKPGSTSLVPWPMTFEHFEKVWNERSFGLYFQNSVLVGVVTLLMTTLVALAGGYALARFDFKIKKGFMLALLCSQFVPGALLLVPLFQIFAELRMINSLGSVILAETVFQLPLSIILISNFIKNVPYSLEEAAWVDGCNRFTAFRVVVLPLLRPGLIAVGSFAFVHSWNHFLFALMFLSNQEKQTIPVGLNTLLSADSVDLGALAAGGIIAAVPVVIVFAFIQKWLITGFSAGAVKG, from the coding sequence GTGATCACCCAGGACGCCGAGAAGGTCGCCCCCGTGCGGCTCGCGCCCGTGGCCGAGGAGCCTCCGCGGCGACCGGGCAAGGTCCACCGCGCCTGGGACGAGGTACCGCGCTGGCAGATCTACCTTCCGCTGTCGGTCTATCTGGTCTTCACCCTCGTCCCCTTCTACTGGATCCTGCTCTTCGCCCTCCGCAAGCCCGGCTCGACCTCGCTCGTGCCCTGGCCCATGACCTTCGAGCACTTCGAGAAGGTGTGGAACGAGCGCAGCTTCGGGCTCTACTTCCAGAACAGCGTGCTCGTCGGTGTCGTCACCCTGCTGATGACCACGCTCGTCGCCCTGGCCGGTGGCTACGCCCTCGCCCGCTTCGACTTCAAGATCAAAAAGGGGTTCATGCTGGCGCTGCTGTGCTCCCAGTTCGTACCGGGCGCGCTGCTGCTGGTCCCGCTGTTCCAGATCTTCGCCGAGCTGCGGATGATCAACTCGCTCGGCAGCGTCATCCTCGCCGAGACGGTCTTCCAGCTGCCGCTGTCGATCATCCTGATCAGCAACTTCATCAAGAACGTGCCGTACTCCCTGGAGGAGGCCGCCTGGGTCGACGGCTGCAACCGTTTCACCGCGTTCCGGGTCGTCGTGCTGCCGCTGCTGCGGCCCGGTCTGATCGCCGTCGGCTCCTTCGCCTTCGTGCACTCCTGGAACCACTTCCTGTTCGCCCTGATGTTCCTGAGCAACCAGGAGAAGCAGACCATCCCGGTCGGCCTCAACACCCTGCTCAGCGCGGACAGCGTCGACCTGGGCGCGCTGGCGGCCGGCGGCATCATCGCCGCCGTCCCGGTGGTCATCGTCTTCGCCTTCATCCAGAAGTGGCTGATCACGGGCTTCAGCGCGGGGGCGGTGAAGGGGTGA
- a CDS encoding carbohydrate ABC transporter permease, translating to MAQAAAVAKPPAPPRRSRARSRTRRASATPRRLPYLLIAPAALLMLGFIAYPVISVFYYSLQHYNPTKPWRNGFAGFDNFVHAFTEDPIFWDTLVFSAKWVVVEVSLQLLFGLALALIVNQTFVGRSLGRALVFSPWAVSGVLTSAIWVLLYNSQTGITRYLADMGIGEYGTSWLSDTSTVFSAAIVADLWRGVPFFAILILADLQSISKDLYEAAEVDGASRVRQFLHITLPHLKDAIILSTLLRAVWEFNNVDLLYTLTGGGPAGETTTLPLYIANTSVDAHNFGYASALTTVAFVILLFCSMVYLRLSKFGGESK from the coding sequence ATGGCCCAAGCCGCAGCCGTGGCGAAGCCGCCCGCGCCGCCCCGGCGGAGCCGTGCGCGGAGCCGTACGCGCCGTGCCTCCGCGACCCCGCGCAGGCTGCCGTACCTGCTGATCGCCCCGGCCGCCCTGCTCATGCTGGGCTTCATCGCCTACCCGGTCATCAGCGTCTTCTACTACAGCCTGCAGCACTACAACCCCACGAAACCCTGGCGGAACGGCTTCGCCGGCTTCGACAACTTCGTGCACGCCTTCACCGAGGACCCCATCTTCTGGGACACCCTCGTCTTCAGTGCCAAGTGGGTGGTCGTCGAGGTCTCGCTGCAGCTGCTGTTCGGCCTGGCGCTCGCGCTGATCGTCAACCAGACGTTCGTCGGGCGCTCCCTCGGCCGCGCCCTGGTCTTCTCCCCCTGGGCCGTCTCCGGCGTACTGACCTCCGCGATCTGGGTGCTCCTCTACAACTCCCAGACCGGCATCACCCGGTACCTCGCGGACATGGGCATCGGCGAGTACGGCACCAGCTGGCTCTCCGACACCTCCACCGTCTTCTCGGCGGCGATCGTCGCCGACCTGTGGCGCGGTGTCCCCTTCTTCGCGATCCTCATCCTCGCCGACCTCCAGTCCATCTCGAAGGACCTGTACGAGGCCGCCGAGGTCGACGGCGCCAGCCGCGTCCGGCAGTTCCTGCACATCACGCTGCCGCACCTCAAGGACGCGATCATCCTCTCCACGCTGCTGCGCGCGGTGTGGGAGTTCAACAACGTCGACCTCCTCTACACCCTGACCGGCGGCGGACCCGCGGGTGAGACGACCACTCTCCCGCTCTACATCGCCAACACCTCCGTCGACGCCCACAACTTCGGCTACGCGTCCGCCCTGACCACGGTCGCGTTCGTGATCCTGCTCTTCTGCTCGATGGTCTATCTGCGGCTGAGCAAGTTCGGAGGCGAGTCCAAGTGA
- the araD gene encoding L-arabinonate dehydratase: MKQTQRRTKRPEDLRSHQWYGTDGLRSFSHRARTRQLGYLPEEHLGKPVIAILNTWSDINPCHVHLRDRAQAVKRGVWQAGGFPLEFPVSTLSETFQKPTPMLYRNMLAMETEELLRSYPVDGAVLMGGCDKSTPALLMGAASVDLPAVFVPAGPMLPGHWRNEVLGSGTDMWKYWDDKRAGLIGDCEMTELESGLARSPGHCMTMGTASTLTAAAEALGVTVPGASSIPAVDSGHDRMAAAAGLRIVELVHRDRKLSDILTADAFADAVTTVLGLGGSTNAVIHLIAMAGRAGVTLTLDDFDRVARTVPVLANVRPGGQRYLMEDFHFAGGLPGFLSRITDLLHLDRPTVSYDTMREQLDGALVHDDDVIRTRENPVVTEGGVAVLRGNLCPDGAVIKHISAEPHLLKHTGPAVVFDDYRTMQRTINDPSLGITADTVLVLRNSGPKGGPGMPEYGMLPIPDHLLKQGVRDMVRISDARMSGTSYGACALHVAPESYVGGPLALVRTGDTITLDVEARTLQLNVDDEELERRRADWTPPPTRYERGYGALYNDQITQADTGCDFEFLARPGKVPDPYAG, translated from the coding sequence GTGAAGCAGACACAGCGGCGGACGAAGCGTCCCGAGGACCTCCGCAGCCACCAGTGGTACGGCACGGACGGTCTGCGCTCCTTCAGCCACCGGGCCCGCACCCGCCAGCTCGGCTACCTTCCCGAGGAGCACCTCGGGAAGCCGGTCATCGCGATCCTCAACACCTGGTCGGACATCAATCCCTGTCATGTGCACCTCCGGGATCGTGCGCAGGCGGTCAAGCGGGGTGTGTGGCAGGCCGGCGGTTTCCCGCTGGAGTTCCCGGTCTCGACCCTCTCCGAGACCTTCCAGAAGCCGACCCCGATGCTCTACCGCAACATGCTCGCCATGGAGACCGAGGAGCTGCTGCGCTCCTACCCGGTCGACGGGGCCGTCCTGATGGGCGGCTGCGACAAGTCGACGCCCGCGCTGCTCATGGGCGCGGCCTCCGTCGACCTCCCGGCCGTCTTCGTGCCCGCCGGGCCGATGCTGCCGGGCCACTGGCGCAACGAGGTCCTCGGCTCCGGCACCGACATGTGGAAGTACTGGGACGACAAGCGCGCCGGGCTCATCGGCGACTGCGAGATGACCGAACTGGAGTCCGGTCTGGCCCGCTCGCCGGGCCACTGCATGACCATGGGGACGGCCTCCACGCTCACCGCCGCCGCCGAGGCGCTCGGCGTCACGGTCCCGGGCGCGTCCAGCATCCCGGCCGTCGACTCCGGCCATGACCGCATGGCCGCCGCCGCGGGCCTGCGCATCGTCGAACTGGTCCACCGGGACCGGAAGCTGAGCGACATCCTCACCGCCGACGCCTTCGCGGACGCCGTCACCACCGTCCTCGGGCTCGGCGGCTCCACCAACGCGGTCATCCACCTCATCGCCATGGCCGGCCGCGCGGGTGTCACGCTCACCCTCGACGACTTCGACCGCGTCGCCCGTACGGTCCCGGTGCTGGCCAACGTCCGGCCCGGCGGCCAGCGGTACCTGATGGAGGACTTCCACTTCGCGGGCGGCCTGCCGGGCTTCCTCTCCCGGATCACCGACCTGCTCCACCTGGACCGGCCGACCGTCTCGTACGACACGATGCGCGAGCAGCTCGACGGGGCGCTCGTGCACGACGACGACGTGATCCGGACCCGTGAGAACCCGGTCGTCACCGAGGGCGGGGTCGCCGTCCTGCGCGGCAACCTCTGCCCGGACGGCGCGGTCATCAAGCACATCTCCGCCGAGCCGCACCTGCTCAAGCACACCGGCCCGGCGGTCGTCTTCGACGACTACCGGACGATGCAGCGGACCATCAACGACCCGTCCCTCGGGATCACCGCCGACACCGTCCTGGTGCTGCGCAACTCCGGGCCCAAGGGCGGGCCGGGCATGCCCGAGTACGGGATGCTGCCCATCCCCGACCATCTGCTGAAGCAGGGCGTCCGGGACATGGTGCGGATCTCCGACGCCCGGATGAGCGGCACGAGTTACGGCGCCTGCGCGCTGCACGTGGCCCCGGAGTCGTACGTCGGCGGACCCCTCGCCCTTGTCCGCACCGGCGACACGATCACCCTCGACGTCGAGGCCCGCACACTTCAACTCAACGTGGACGACGAGGAGTTGGAGCGCCGCCGGGCCGACTGGACCCCACCGCCCACCCGCTACGAACGCGGCTACGGCGCCCTCTACAACGACCAGATCACCCAGGCCGACACCGGCTGCGACTTCGAGTTCCTGGCCCGACCGGGCAAGGTCCCGGACCCGTACGCGGGGTAA
- a CDS encoding dihydrodipicolinate synthase family protein produces the protein MSSVTFETQRTALADVVAIPVTPFAEDGTVDQVAHRALLRRLLDGGITTLTPNGNTGEFYALTPEERRLVTELTMDEVGDRAVILVGVGHDVPTAIASAEHARALGAQMVMVHQPVHPYVSQSGWVDYHRAIAQAVPELGVVPYIRNAQLTGERLAELADTCPNVIGVKYAVPDAARFAAFARDAGLERFVWVAGLAEPYAPSYFSAGATGFTSGLVNVAPAVSLNMIEALRSGDFPAAMKVWEQIRRFEELRAANGSANNVTVVKEALAALGLCRRDVRAPSRELPETERAEVAAIAAGWSM, from the coding sequence ATGAGCAGCGTGACGTTCGAGACCCAACGGACGGCTCTGGCCGACGTGGTGGCCATCCCGGTGACTCCGTTCGCCGAGGACGGCACCGTCGACCAGGTCGCCCACCGGGCCCTGCTGCGTCGGCTGCTGGACGGCGGCATCACCACCCTCACCCCCAACGGCAACACCGGCGAGTTCTACGCCCTCACCCCCGAGGAGCGCCGCCTCGTCACCGAGCTGACCATGGACGAGGTCGGCGACCGCGCGGTGATCCTGGTCGGCGTCGGCCACGACGTCCCGACCGCGATCGCCTCCGCCGAGCACGCCCGCGCGCTCGGGGCGCAGATGGTGATGGTCCATCAGCCGGTCCACCCCTATGTCTCGCAGAGCGGCTGGGTCGACTACCACCGGGCGATCGCGCAGGCCGTGCCCGAGCTGGGCGTCGTGCCCTACATCCGCAACGCCCAGCTCACCGGTGAACGGCTCGCCGAACTCGCCGACACCTGCCCGAACGTCATCGGGGTCAAGTACGCCGTCCCGGACGCCGCCCGCTTCGCCGCCTTCGCCCGCGACGCCGGCCTGGAGCGCTTCGTCTGGGTCGCGGGGCTCGCCGAGCCGTACGCGCCCTCCTACTTCTCGGCCGGTGCCACCGGCTTCACCTCGGGGCTGGTGAACGTCGCCCCGGCCGTCTCGCTGAACATGATCGAAGCGCTTCGGTCGGGCGACTTCCCGGCCGCCATGAAGGTCTGGGAGCAGATCCGCCGCTTCGAGGAGCTGCGCGCCGCCAACGGCTCCGCCAACAACGTGACCGTCGTCAAGGAGGCCCTCGCCGCCCTCGGCCTGTGCCGCCGCGACGTCCGGGCCCCCAGCAGGGAACTGCCCGAGACCGAACGCGCCGAGGTCGCCGCGATAGCCGCCGGGTGGTCGATGTGA
- a CDS encoding GntR family transcriptional regulator: MTSVPTPIPSRTQFVLEGIKHRILTGQLTPGQALVETELAAQFGVSKTPVREALKTLAGTGLVVMNQYKGVTVRMVDADMAREVYDVRLLLEPEALRRSVRRDVPWDAASAALTRADEASDTAERSLANREFHRALYVPCGNPLLGRMLDEVRDQAALVSAVAWAADPSWEREAAEHREILRLALDGDADGAAAALYAHIASFVERAFPEARVEAQGPPAR; encoded by the coding sequence ATGACCTCTGTGCCCACGCCGATCCCGTCCCGCACGCAGTTCGTGCTGGAGGGGATCAAGCACCGCATCCTCACCGGACAGCTGACGCCCGGTCAGGCCCTGGTCGAGACCGAACTGGCCGCGCAGTTCGGCGTGTCCAAGACGCCCGTGCGCGAGGCGCTGAAGACGCTGGCCGGGACCGGGCTCGTCGTGATGAACCAGTACAAGGGCGTCACGGTGCGCATGGTGGACGCGGACATGGCGCGCGAGGTCTACGACGTACGGCTGCTCCTGGAGCCGGAGGCGCTGCGCCGCTCGGTGCGGCGCGACGTCCCGTGGGACGCGGCGAGCGCCGCGCTGACCAGGGCCGACGAGGCCTCGGACACCGCCGAACGGTCGCTGGCCAACCGGGAGTTCCACCGCGCGCTGTACGTGCCGTGCGGCAACCCGCTGCTCGGCCGGATGCTCGACGAGGTGCGCGACCAGGCCGCGCTGGTCTCGGCCGTCGCCTGGGCCGCCGACCCCTCCTGGGAACGGGAGGCCGCCGAGCACCGGGAGATCCTGCGGCTCGCCCTCGACGGCGACGCGGACGGCGCGGCGGCCGCCCTGTACGCGCACATCGCCTCGTTCGTCGAACGGGCCTTCCCGGAGGCCCGAGTCGAAGCGCAGGGCCCGCCGGCCCGGTAA
- a CDS encoding MBL fold metallo-hydrolase, translating into MPLSLTVLGTASPHPRPGRPASGYLLRGGGAEIWVDAGFGTFAELQRHTDPTRLTAIWISHLHADHSADLVAATYGYAYGGLTLPAPLPVYAPGDCAARLAGFFGQSDPSFLSGVFDFRPLYDGHSVRHWNLTLTAHAVVHDVEAYGLRAECQGRVFAYSGDSGPCDALGRLAGSADLFLCEADTDTHREGEPRVHLTPEEAGTYAKGASRLLITHVGPTLTPEGATGRAAVVFGGPTESAREGDTKIV; encoded by the coding sequence ATGCCCCTGAGCCTCACCGTCCTCGGCACCGCCTCACCTCACCCCCGCCCGGGCCGCCCCGCGTCCGGGTATCTGCTGCGCGGCGGGGGCGCCGAGATATGGGTGGACGCGGGGTTCGGTACGTTCGCCGAGTTGCAGCGGCACACGGATCCCACCCGGCTCACGGCGATCTGGATCTCCCATCTGCACGCGGACCACAGCGCGGATCTGGTGGCCGCGACCTACGGGTACGCGTACGGCGGCCTCACCCTGCCCGCGCCGCTGCCGGTCTACGCGCCCGGCGACTGCGCCGCGCGGCTCGCGGGGTTCTTCGGGCAGTCGGACCCCTCCTTCCTGAGCGGGGTGTTCGACTTCCGCCCCCTGTACGACGGGCACAGCGTCCGGCACTGGAACCTCACCCTCACCGCCCACGCCGTCGTCCACGACGTGGAGGCGTACGGGCTGCGCGCCGAGTGCCAGGGCCGGGTCTTCGCGTACTCCGGGGACAGCGGCCCGTGCGACGCGCTGGGCCGGCTGGCGGGCAGCGCCGACCTGTTCCTGTGCGAGGCGGACACCGACACCCATCGCGAAGGCGAACCCCGGGTGCATCTCACGCCGGAGGAGGCCGGGACGTACGCCAAGGGCGCGAGCCGGCTGCTGATCACCCATGTGGGGCCCACGCTCACCCCCGAGGGAGCGACCGGCCGGGCGGCCGTCGTCTTCGGCGGCCCGACCGAGAGCGCGCGTGAGGGCGACACCAAGATCGTGTGA
- a CDS encoding TIGR03086 family metal-binding protein, protein MTDHGSTTTDHAPVPLDLGPQTRIVARLVAAVGDDRLSGPTPCPEYAVHHLLGHLFHLAGAFRDAGRKDLGPTTDTGPQSALPDLGPGWREAFPQVLDELAEAWRDPAAWAGETRAGGVPLPGAIAAAVAADELVVHGWDLARATGQTYEPDPAALAAAHSFLAASADDPSRGEIFGPVVPVPDDAPLLDRVIGLSGRDPMWKP, encoded by the coding sequence ATGACCGACCACGGTTCCACCACGACCGACCACGCCCCCGTCCCCCTCGACCTCGGCCCCCAGACCCGGATCGTCGCCCGGCTCGTCGCGGCGGTCGGTGACGACCGGCTCTCCGGTCCCACGCCCTGTCCGGAGTACGCCGTGCACCACCTCCTCGGGCATCTGTTCCACCTCGCCGGTGCCTTCCGGGACGCGGGGCGGAAGGACCTCGGGCCCACGACCGACACCGGCCCGCAGTCCGCGCTGCCCGACCTCGGGCCGGGCTGGCGCGAGGCGTTCCCTCAGGTGCTCGACGAGCTGGCGGAAGCCTGGCGCGACCCGGCCGCCTGGGCGGGGGAGACCCGCGCGGGCGGGGTGCCGCTGCCGGGCGCGATCGCCGCGGCCGTCGCGGCGGACGAGCTGGTCGTGCACGGCTGGGACCTCGCCCGGGCCACCGGCCAGACGTACGAACCCGACCCCGCGGCCCTCGCCGCCGCCCACTCCTTCCTCGCCGCCTCCGCCGACGACCCGTCGCGCGGCGAGATCTTCGGCCCCGTGGTGCCCGTCCCGGACGACGCGCCGCTGCTCGACCGTGTGATCGGCTTGAGCGGACGTGATCCGATGTGGAAGCCATAA
- a CDS encoding dihydrofolate reductase family protein, which produces MGKVICDITVSVDGYSAGHHQTEERPFGDDGGDGSGGGLHAWMFDTPEENRAEIDRLNTAGAFVMGRNMFGPVRGPWDRRWNGWWGDDPPFHAPVFVLTHHARDPQPMDGGTTYRFVTDGIAAALERARAAAGDGDVTVLGGATTVNQYLTAGLIDELRLHIAPFTLGAGTRLFEGVPPLRLEQLTSRAASRVTHVTYRVLS; this is translated from the coding sequence ATGGGCAAAGTGATCTGCGACATCACCGTGTCGGTCGACGGGTACTCGGCCGGGCACCACCAGACGGAGGAACGCCCGTTCGGTGACGACGGCGGCGACGGTTCGGGCGGCGGGCTGCACGCCTGGATGTTCGACACCCCGGAGGAGAACCGGGCCGAGATCGACCGGCTGAACACCGCCGGGGCCTTCGTCATGGGGCGCAATATGTTCGGCCCGGTGCGCGGCCCGTGGGACCGGCGGTGGAACGGCTGGTGGGGCGACGATCCGCCGTTCCACGCCCCGGTGTTCGTGCTCACGCATCACGCGCGCGATCCCCAGCCGATGGACGGCGGCACGACCTACCGCTTCGTCACGGACGGGATCGCCGCCGCGCTGGAGCGGGCCCGCGCGGCGGCCGGTGACGGCGATGTCACGGTCCTCGGCGGCGCGACCACCGTCAACCAGTACCTCACCGCCGGTCTGATCGACGAACTGCGCCTGCACATCGCCCCGTTCACCCTCGGCGCGGGCACCCGTCTCTTCGAGGGCGTCCCACCGCTGCGGCTGGAGCAACTGACCTCGCGTGCCGCGAGCCGGGTGACGCACGTGACGTACCGCGTGCTGTCCTGA
- a CDS encoding 5-dehydro-4-deoxyglucarate dehydratase has translation MTSAPLAARLRIPSGPLFFPVTAYGPDGAVDLDVCRAHVRRGVEAGAAAVFVCCGTGEFHALTPEEFQECVRAAVEETAGRVPVVAGAGYGTALAVRYARLAEEAGADGLLALPPYLVVAAQEGLLRHYRELAAATSLPVVVYQRDNAVFTPGTVVELARTEGIVGLKDGVGDLDLMTRIVSAVRDGAPRDFLYFNGLPTAELTQPAYRAVGVPLYSSAVFCFVPEIALAFHRALEAGDRTTVERLLDGFYRPFVELRALGRGYAVSLVKAGVRLRGLDVGEVRPPLHAPAEEHVKQLGQLIERGYALLEECQEDK, from the coding sequence CCAGCGGGCCGCTGTTCTTCCCCGTGACGGCGTACGGACCGGACGGCGCGGTCGACCTCGACGTCTGTCGCGCGCATGTCCGCCGGGGCGTGGAGGCCGGGGCCGCCGCGGTCTTCGTCTGCTGCGGCACCGGTGAGTTCCACGCGCTCACCCCCGAGGAGTTCCAGGAGTGCGTGCGCGCGGCCGTCGAGGAGACGGCCGGCCGGGTGCCGGTGGTGGCCGGCGCGGGCTACGGCACCGCCCTCGCCGTGCGCTACGCGCGCCTCGCCGAGGAGGCCGGCGCCGACGGTCTGCTCGCCCTGCCGCCCTACCTCGTGGTCGCGGCCCAGGAAGGGCTGCTGCGCCACTACCGGGAACTGGCCGCGGCGACCTCCCTCCCGGTCGTCGTCTACCAGCGCGACAACGCGGTCTTCACCCCCGGGACCGTCGTCGAACTGGCCCGCACCGAAGGGATCGTCGGCCTGAAGGACGGCGTCGGCGACCTCGACCTGATGACCCGGATCGTCAGCGCGGTCCGCGACGGGGCACCGCGTGACTTCCTGTACTTCAACGGACTGCCGACCGCCGAGCTGACCCAGCCCGCCTACCGGGCCGTCGGCGTCCCCCTGTACTCCTCGGCCGTCTTCTGTTTCGTCCCGGAGATCGCCCTCGCCTTCCACCGGGCGCTCGAAGCCGGTGACCGTACGACGGTGGAGCGGCTGCTCGACGGGTTCTACCGCCCCTTCGTCGAACTCCGCGCCCTCGGCCGCGGCTATGCCGTGTCACTGGTCAAGGCTGGGGTACGGCTACGGGGGCTGGACGTGGGAGAGGTACGGCCGCCGCTGCACGCGCCGGCCGAGGAACACGTCAAGCAGCTGGGTCAGTTGATCGAGCGCGGGTACGCGCTGCTGGAAGAGTGCCAGGAGGACAAGTGA